From Gimesia panareensis, the proteins below share one genomic window:
- a CDS encoding small basic protein, with protein sequence MSLDKSLKSKSSLTRARNVLKRAERIEKLKFEDRWVEGQGALGLPKVRVEKVSIGKKKKKKKDDDED encoded by the coding sequence GTGTCACTCGACAAAAGTTTGAAGAGCAAAAGCTCGCTGACCCGTGCCCGTAACGTGTTGAAGCGCGCTGAACGTATTGAAAAATTGAAGTTCGAAGATCGCTGGGTCGAAGGCCAGGGCGCTCTGGGACTGCCTAAAGTCCGCGTCGAAAAAGTTTCGATCGGCAAGAAGAAGAAAAAGAAGAAAGACGACGACGAAGATTAA
- a CDS encoding GH3 auxin-responsive promoter family protein: MHALYLLRAFGGIFVRQRYRGAAREFLARTSSCRAVQQETLQDILQLNADSDLSRQHKLDGSCTIEDFQSRFPVTEYDFFQPYIERVKQGETQALLGPENQLLMFTLSSGTTTDSKFIPITVPFLKSYRQGWQNWGILTYDDYPSLKYHNIVQLTSNYDKFRTPGGAPCGNISGLVAAMQSPVVQSMYTVPGEVSRIDDAQLKYYTTLRLALADRYVGMLTTANPSTLLHLARFADQEKESLVRDIADGRLTGAAQMDPRVLGKLKRRLQRKNRRRARELEQIIERTGHLYPRDYWPGLCVLAVWTGGSAGAYLSQLKPYYGDLPVRDHGLSASEGRMTIPLASGTSSGVLDITSHFFEFVPEAEDPLTTDHILTADQLEEGQNYYILLTTPSGLYRYHICDVVRCTGFYQSTPMLEFLHKGAHISNLTGEKITESQVVTAVRGATEEVALELGQFTVIPQWGEPPRYQLLFEESPTLSAESLTRLLAAFDQQLQEANCEYAEKRQSGRLAPPVPCPLKPGTWQRFATERQQKPGGSLEQYKHPCLIPKLDYASELIEKFSH, encoded by the coding sequence ATGCATGCCCTGTATCTGCTGCGAGCGTTCGGAGGGATTTTCGTAAGACAACGCTATCGCGGTGCCGCCCGTGAGTTCCTTGCACGCACCAGTTCCTGTCGCGCCGTCCAGCAGGAGACCCTGCAGGACATCCTGCAACTCAACGCCGACAGCGACCTGAGCCGCCAGCACAAACTGGACGGCTCCTGCACGATTGAAGATTTTCAATCCCGCTTTCCCGTTACGGAATACGATTTTTTCCAACCCTATATCGAACGGGTCAAACAGGGTGAGACGCAGGCGCTGTTAGGTCCCGAGAATCAGCTGTTGATGTTTACCTTGAGCAGCGGCACGACCACGGATTCCAAATTCATTCCGATCACGGTCCCCTTTCTGAAAAGTTACCGCCAGGGCTGGCAGAACTGGGGCATCCTGACCTACGACGACTACCCTTCGCTCAAATATCACAACATCGTTCAGCTGACCAGCAACTATGATAAATTTCGCACGCCCGGCGGCGCTCCCTGTGGGAACATCAGCGGCCTGGTCGCGGCGATGCAGAGTCCCGTCGTGCAGTCGATGTATACCGTGCCCGGCGAAGTTTCCCGTATCGACGACGCACAGCTGAAATACTACACCACGCTGCGGCTCGCGCTGGCCGACCGCTATGTGGGCATGCTCACCACGGCCAACCCGAGTACACTGCTGCACCTGGCCCGGTTCGCCGACCAGGAAAAAGAATCCCTGGTGCGGGACATCGCGGACGGCCGACTGACCGGCGCCGCGCAGATGGATCCGAGGGTCCTGGGAAAATTAAAACGACGGTTGCAGCGGAAGAACCGCCGGCGGGCACGCGAACTCGAACAGATCATCGAACGCACCGGTCACCTCTATCCGCGCGACTACTGGCCCGGGCTCTGCGTACTGGCGGTCTGGACCGGAGGCAGTGCGGGTGCGTACCTGTCTCAACTAAAACCCTACTATGGAGATCTGCCGGTCCGCGATCATGGGCTCTCGGCCAGTGAAGGACGCATGACAATTCCCCTCGCCTCCGGCACTTCGAGTGGCGTGCTGGATATCACGTCCCACTTTTTTGAGTTTGTTCCCGAAGCAGAAGACCCGCTGACGACAGACCATATTCTGACGGCGGATCAGCTGGAAGAGGGGCAGAATTATTATATCCTGCTGACCACGCCTTCGGGCCTGTATCGCTATCACATCTGTGACGTCGTGCGTTGTACCGGCTTTTATCAGTCCACTCCCATGCTCGAATTTCTGCACAAGGGCGCTCACATCTCCAACCTGACAGGTGAGAAAATTACCGAGTCCCAGGTCGTGACAGCCGTCCGCGGCGCCACAGAAGAGGTCGCTCTCGAACTCGGTCAGTTCACAGTCATCCCCCAATGGGGTGAACCGCCGCGCTATCAGCTGCTGTTTGAAGAATCCCCCACGCTGTCGGCTGAATCACTCACGCGATTGCTCGCCGCCTTCGATCAGCAGTTGCAGGAAGCCAATTGTGAATATGCGGAGAAACGACAGTCCGGTCGGCTCGCGCCGCCAGTCCCCTGCCCGCTCAAGCCGGGCACGTGGCAGCGTTTCGCAACTGAGCGTCAGCAGAAACCGGGAGGCAGCCTGGAGCAGTACAAGCACCCCTGCCTGATTCCCAAACTCGATTACGCCAGCGAACTGATCGAAAAGTTTTCGCATTGA